DNA sequence from the Paramormyrops kingsleyae isolate MSU_618 chromosome 14, PKINGS_0.4, whole genome shotgun sequence genome:
CGGTGTCCTGACCGCAACTGACCAGCAGGCGGACTGCAACCTGCTTTGCGAAAGCCGTTTGCCTCAATGCGTCGTCAAGTGCAGGCCAGTAGCTTGAAAAAGAAAACCAGATTACACTATGAAAATGTCCATGCTGTTAATGAACAGATCATATTTACTATTTCCTTATTTTGACCACAAGAGGTCCGTGAAAAATAAGAATTCACATGTCCAGCTGTAATACCACATCAATCCACTTGAGGGCACAGTGAATTTTATGTTAAATGCATCATAAGAagataagaaatttacaaacgaaaaggaggccattcggcccatcaagctcgtttggggagaatttaactaatagctcagaaaTGTTGTACTACACACAGAAAGTTTAATGTTTCTAAATAGAAACAACAAAAgagtgtccatccatccatcttcaaactaCTTAACCAATTTGTCTAAGCACATGTCTTTGATCAGCAGGAAATTTCCCATAGAAAATCCATGCGACAcaaagaaaacatgcaaactccacatgcacagAGCTGAAGTGGCATAAGAACCCTCAACCCTAGATATGTACAAGAATGTATATGCAAATTTCTGACAGATAAATGGCatataaatgacatttaatAATCAGGggtccaagattttgtttcaaccaaccatttgagcataaagagtcacagacacagagtactcagctgcttggttgaagcaaaatcttggattggatttttactttctgggcctgaaatttccacctctgttaATAATCACTGAGCTCATTGCAGGCTGCTTATCCCATGATGCAGGCCATCCTGGGCTCACCTGGAAGGTTTTGTAAAGCGAGACGTGGGAAAGTACTCCATGACGGCCACATCAACGAAAAGCTCCGCCTCCTGAATCACAGTGAGGATGGCGTCTAGATCCATTGTTCGAGTGCTTGGGCAGAATGACGGAGGTGAGGCCTGATAAGGAACAAGGAACAAGTTTTATTTGGATGTGGCTTTAATTATGTAAAGACTAACCCCTCCATCATGGCAACGGCGACAATGCGAATACCTGACGACATAACAATGCAATAACATCAGAAGTGCCCTGCATTCAGAATTGGTCAGGAGCTGAATATATAACTACATGTATTATAAGAAATCGACACCTCAGTAAATTTTAGACTTAACAGTACAAAAGAGTAGAAGAGACTCAGGTAAAATTCTGTTCCATCAGTTTATAACAAAACCTGTTGTTTCAATGCCGGCCCTGCAGGTCGAAGTTAGATTTTGGGGTTTTAGTTTTGAGTCAGCAAAGATAAGATTTTAATTTCAGGAGGAAAAATAAGTTACATAAAAATAATACTTCCAAGCAGTACAACGACTGGACATTTTTGACAATTTTAAAGTCATATTCAGCACATCCTTATATCCTTTTTGCTTTTCATAGCAACCTTGTTAAAAACTAACCCATTAAAACTCTAATCATACTGGTTGACAGTAATTTACTCTGCAGCTGTTTAACTAAAAATGTAGGGGTTGGGGGAAAGCAGGAGGAAATGAGAAGGACTCACAGAGATGTAGATCGCACTGGCTGCACCGCTTATGTTAACCATCAGGGGGCTCTCTTTGTTGATGGAGGTGTCAAAATATGCGGGCCAGTGTTTCGGGACTGAGGCGTTGTGGCGTCCCATAACCCAATATGATTTGAAGATCTTATATAAGTCGGCAGCCAGATGAGGGCAGTCATAGACAACCACGCCAAGCTCCTTCACCTTGGtttgatagataaataaataaatatgtgctGAGCAGACCTTGAAAACTCAGATTTTTTTCAACGTTCCATACCTGCCTGGTTATTTAGAGATATAAAAATCTGCAGCCTTCACCTGTGTCAAAGCTCTCCAGTCCATATTGGCACTTCCGATGAAGATGTGCTTCATGTCTACCACCCAGAGCTTGGTGTGGAGTACACCCCCAGTCAGATGGCCAAAGTTAACCTTTCTCACATGAATCCCTGTTGGAGGGGAAACACATTATGAAGGCTGACTTTGCATCTGGAGAATAAAATAGTTTAGCATGTAGGTAACTGGTCTTGAAATGGGAACCTTTAGCCTTGAGAACCTTCAGGTCAGTAGAGTTGTTTCTCACAGTTGGAACGCTGGTTGCCACCCAGACTGAAACATTTCTGGATGGAAGGTCCTGGAAGCGCTTGAAtatgtccctgccctgtgaaaCATAGAAGCCCAGAAGTCATCAGCCCAAAGGGGGTAACACTTCAGCAGGTGTCAGGCTGTCATGTCATGACTTCTGACACAAGATGACTCACAAGCCAATCCGTGGAGGAGTTGACTCCGATGTCATAGTCCGTGAGAGTCCAGTAGAAAGATGCCACATAGACACTGTTGGTTGCCCGGGTGAGGAGGTCTTTCCAGGCTTCGTACATGGGAATCCCGAAGGTGGCGTTGGAGTCATAATTCATGTACAGAGGGATGCTCTCAGCTAAAACAATCCTGGGGAATTTACAAggatatatgtattttttcaaTACTTTACCTGGTGTGGTTACAGCAGGGCTGCTGTtggagattttgggccccatgaaagcatatcatattgggcccccaacccagaccaatccaattatgttcccaACTGTCCCCCTCTTAATGGCGCCCCTGGGATACAGTAACTGATCCTCCTCTTCCTAGAGAACAccctcagaaaaaagggtaaaaactGACCTTTGTAATTGttccttttaaggtacagaaacgGACTTTGatgaacatcccaaaggtagaAACAGCTTTAATGTACCATCAGTGGTACAGGAATGTTCTTGAGGGTACAAGcgcagtgacaagcaaaggtacaaatttttactcttttttttttttccctgagatTGCATAGTAATAGATACATCACACTGTGTGGGAATATTTCTTTATGAAGAACAATGAAAGCTGTAATTTCCTCATCTCCTCACCTGCACTGCCCATCTGAGACAGGGTGCTGACTGAGCTGATCATCCTCTGGGTCCCATGCAGCTGACCCCCCCGCAGCCCTGACCCCCCCAGGGTCGCCTGCTTTGTGGGTGGATTTCTCTCGCAGGGTTAGGAAGAGGAGGGTCCCCAATGCAGCCAGGCACCCAACACTCAAGGTGAAGGTTTTACATTTTCTACCAATGTTctaacaaaaaacaaatgcattcaagcacttggattttttttatgcaAGTACTGGGTATACAGGTATATAAGTTTTCTGTAACAGACAAGATTCATCTTACCTTTCGGTTGGAAACATAATTGTCATGCAAAGCAGTGTATGGAGAGAACATTTCAGTTCCTATTATTCCCTGTCATTGGAGAAAAACAACAGATTACTATTATGATAAAGATGAATTTACATTTATCAACCACAGTAGTGGTATTTCCAGCAAAATTTCCATCTAGTTTCAAAAAAGGCTTTTGGACACTCGAGGTTTATGGTTACTAGTAGTTGACCTGGTAAATCTATTGATGATGAGCAGCGCCAGTCAGTTCATGACAGTTAAGGTTCTGTTTACAGGTTTCACATGGCAGTGTTGAATAGGGAGGTCTGCTGGAAAGGCTAAACTCTGCACCAACACACTCAGCTCGAGACCAGCGACGGCATGCAATTCATCAATACGCAACAGATTTATGCCCAAGCATTGTGGGGATTTTAAATGAAACAGCACCAC
Encoded proteins:
- the LOC111838887 gene encoding 5'-3' exonuclease PLD4 translates to MFSPYTALHDNYVSNRKNIGRKCKTFTLSVGCLAALGTLLFLTLREKSTHKAGDPGGVRAAGGSAAWDPEDDQLSQHPVSDGQCRIVLAESIPLYMNYDSNATFGIPMYEAWKDLLTRATNSVYVASFYWTLTDYDIGVNSSTDWLGRDIFKRFQDLPSRNVSVWVATSVPTVRNNSTDLKVLKAKGIHVRKVNFGHLTGGVLHTKLWVVDMKHIFIGSANMDWRALTQVKELGVVVYDCPHLAADLYKIFKSYWVMGRHNASVPKHWPAYFDTSINKESPLMVNISGAASAIYISASPPSFCPSTRTMDLDAILTVIQEAELFVDVAVMEYFPTSRFTKPSSYWPALDDALRQTAFAKQVAVRLLVSCGQDTDPAMLPFLKSLNDLHYPAANISIEVKVYIVPVANQSDIPFSRVNHNKYMVTDKAAYVGTSNWSADYFANTAGVGLVVSQNKPHPGRTGQTLQEQLRAAFERDWNSRYAFKLSNLGYNPECTFTNRS